One segment of Kogia breviceps isolate mKogBre1 chromosome 14, mKogBre1 haplotype 1, whole genome shotgun sequence DNA contains the following:
- the LITAF gene encoding lipopolysaccharide-induced tumor necrosis factor-alpha factor encodes MSAPGSYQAAAGPSSVPTAPPSYEETVSVNSYYPTPPAPMPGPATGLMTGPDGKGMNPPGYYTQPVPVPNANAIAVQTVYVQQPISFFDRPVQMCCPSCNKMIVTQLSYNAGALTWLSCGSLCLLGCIAGCCFIPFCVDALQDVDHYCPNCKALLGTYKRL; translated from the exons ATGTCTGCTCCAGGATCCTACCAGGCGGCTGCTGGACCTTCCTCGGTGCCAACTGCACCCCCATCCTATGAAGAGACAGTTTCTGTTAACAGTTACTACCCCACACCTCCAGCACCCATGCCTGGGCCGGCTACGGGGCTCATGACGGGCCCGGATGGGAAGGGCATGAATCCGCCTGGGTACTACACCCAGCCAGTACCCGTCCCCAATGCCAATGCAA TTGCTGTGCAGACAGTCTACGTGCAGCAGCCCATCTCCTTCTTCGACCGCCCGGTCCAGATGTGTTGTCCTTCCTGCAACAAGATGATCGTGACTCAGCTGTCCTACAATGCCGGTGCCCTCACCTGGCTCTCCTGCGGGAGCCTGTGCCTGTTGGG GTGCATCGCGGGCTGCTGCTTCATCCCTTTCTGTGTGGACGCCCTGCAGGATGTGGACCACTACTGTCCCAACTGCAAAGCTCTCCTGGGCACCTACAAGCGTTTGTAG